GACTGTAAGGAATGACACGGTAGCACATATTCACCACGacaatgcactttttttttttcttttttttttttcctgagccgGAGTTTcgcttgtcgcccagactggagtgcaatggtgagaactcagctcattgcaacatctgcctcctgggttcaagtgattctccagcctcagcctcctgagtagctgggattacaggcatccactactacacctggctaatttttgtatttttagtagagacgggattttaccatgctggccaggcttgtcttgaactcctgacctcaagtaatctgcccgccctggcctcccagagtgcagggattacagacatgagccaccgtgcccgaccaacACTGCACTCTTATGCTAACCAAAGAACTCAGTATGCATATCACGAGACGCCAAACTCATCTGCTGTTGCTAGAGCATCTAGGGATGACCATGAGAAAGTAAGATTAACCCTAACAGCTTTGACTTTTCCTTAAAAAGCCATTATACACGATCACATATCCATGCAGTGATTGAAGTGTTCTTCAATTTATTCATGCTTTTATCCCATGCCACATTTGAAAAGTGATGAGGTCCCCACTTTTGCTATTCACTACTTTCGTCTTGAAATTCCCTTTTTGAAGCTTCAAAGAGTGTTCCACATTTACAGAATTCAGAATTTGAGATGTTTTATGGTTTCATTAACCTACGGTATTTCCCCTTAGcctccacttttcttttctttagcttttaaaacgtttttatttaaaaaattcagacgagctcttggtatgttgcccaggttggtctcgaacttctgggctcaagcaatcccccggcctcggtctcccaaagtgctgggattagaggcatgagcaaccacaccaGACCAGCCTTCATCTTTTAGGACTGGAATGCTttctgacattcttttttttttttttttttttgagacggagtctcgctctattgcccaggccggagtgcagtggtgtgatcttggctcactgcaacctccacctcccgggtccaagcaattctcctgcctcagcctaccgagtagctgggattacaggcatgcgtcactatgccaggctaatttttgtatttttagtagagacagggtttcaccatgttggtcaggctggtctcgaactcctggctttgtgatccgcccacctcggcctctgagaTATTTTGCCAGAAGTGCTGGTGCCATCTCCATTCATTCACCTAGTCTAACAAACATCAGACGGAAcacttaaaataacttttttttctcttttaatgttttACAAAAGGAGCAGTTTGGTGAAAAACCAATCAGGACACTTTTGCCAGATGGTTACCTCAGGGTAGAATGTGTGGACATGAGATGGACTTTTTTCCCTTCTGTATGAAAGCTAACTGGCTCATAATAAAACCAAACCATAACTCTGTGTTATGGTCCTAGAGATACTGAACTGTAATCAATTGGGTCCCCAAGGCACACAACTATTACCAGAACATTGACTGATGCCAGTACGGCTTAGCAGCTCCAGTCATATTTTCTCCAGCCAATCTTCCACTCACAACAGCATGATCATGGTGCTCTACCCGCCTCCTTCCCAACTTTATATCATAGAAGCATGCAGCATCTCCTGCCTGTGGAAACAAATACATAACATGAAcacatgattaaaaacaaaaaaagcaagttaaagacaaaatataaacttTGGGGGCTCAAAGAACACTTGTAATGGTAACTAATTCATGTTTTCCATCTACAGGCCAGAGTTGTACTTAAACTAACAAAAACAGCTGATAAcccattcaattttttttttttttttttttttttgagacagggtctcactctattgcctgggctggagtgcagtggtgcgatcatggctcaccacagcctggacctccaggctcagatgatcctcccacctcagcctcccaagtagctgggactacaggaatgtaccaccatgcccggctaaattttttttttctttttaagagctggggtgttgccatgttgcccaggctggtctcgaactcctgggctcaagcaacgtccctgcctcagccttccaaagtgttgggattacaggtgtgagccaccatgcctggcctgagatctcattttaaaatatcgattccaggccaggtgcagtggctcatgcccgtaatcccagcactttgggaggccaaggtgggcggatcacaaggtcaggagtttgagacaagcctggccaatatggtgaaaccccatctctactaaaaatacaaaaaattaggcgggtgtggtggcgagcacctgtaatcccagctacttgggaggctgagacaggataatggcttgaacccgggaggcggaggttgcagtgagccgagatcgtgccactgtactccagactgggaaacagagtgagactacgtccccccccaaaaaaaatctattctgctTCCATAAAGCTAACCTAAATCTTCTATAGTTCGGTTTACTTATGCCTACTTCCTGTTCTTTCCTTAACAGACCGGATATTTAATAACCATGATTTGCAGAATATTCTTTTCTATATGGAGAAACCAGTTTTTGGATGTGACTGCCTCTCACCTAGAAATGTTTTCTTAGATTTCTTTTTGTCAttcagtattcattcattcaacaaatatttatggagtactcATTATATACTAAAGTATTATGTTGTCCGGGTTGCTGAGACAAAACTGACATGGACCTTGACTATGAGGAGCATACAACCTAGTACAGAAAGATACAGCCTTGCTCATAACTACAGAGCAATGTAAACAGTAATGTGCCATATGAAAGGTACAGATTAAAGGAGTCAAGTATTTCAAGCAGAGGGCAAGAACCTCCAGCCGGGGGTGAACTGGGCCAGCTTCACGAAGGATGTGGTATTTGAGCTCTCTAACCCTTTGTTCATCTTTGTGGCTATTTAGACTCCCCCAAAGCAACCTAAAAATCCAACGAGTAAGCAACGGTAAAGTAAACTGTGAATTCACTTAATGGAACATATAGTCATTAAACTGTTTACAAAGTCTGAAGCAACATAGAAAATGCTTACATTTATGGTGTTAAGTGGAAAAGAGCagaatattatatatagtatgctTGCCATgaataaaacaaaccaacaatAAAACCTACATGCAAGGAaacaaagggaaggaaattcACCAAAATATTAATGGTTGCTGCAGGTGACTTTCCTCTCGCCTTCTTGTCTGTCTTCTACATTGACCacgtattacttttttttttttttgagactgagtcttgctctgttgttgcccaggctggagggcagtggcgtgatctctgctcactgcagcctctgcctcctgaattcaagtgattctcctgcctcactcagccccccaagtagctgggattacaggcctgtgccactacacccggctaatttttgtatatttttagtagacacggggttttgccatgttagccaggctggtctcgaactcctgatctcaagtgatccacctgcctcagcctcccaaagtgctggaattacaggcgtgagccacttcgcctggcccacgtattacttttataacaagtttaaaaaatccagtacatttcatctttttttttttttaaagcaaggtttggagggggaaaaaaattcctCCAAGGTGCCTATGTCCTTAGTTGCAGAGTCCATAAACAAACACAATACACTTGTAACTAGCAATGGGGAAATTACCTCATGGTTCCTACATACTATAGTCTTGTTTGTGTCATAATAGATTGTAAAAAACAGCTAAAAATAGTactcaaggaaaatgaaaacagcgTAATTTTCCTTTCTAGGGAACAGGTTATAAATTGCTTCATCCTCCATCCTCCGGATTCACATTTGAGCAAAGGGAACAGCAGATCCATCTGAAAGCTATGTGCATGCCCACCAGGGGTTATGCCAGTGGCTGATGCCAATAAGTAGAACCGGAAGAGCTCTACTCCTGCAGGCATGCACACTGCTCATTTTATCTGCCACTAGCTTGCACATGAGGCCATACCTGGTCTTCTGAATCAAGCAGTTCACACATTTCTATTCTGTACCCTCAGCCTCTAAACATTCTGACCCTATCTGGTTAGGCTGATGAGCTTTAGCATACCACCGGGCAGACCTGTTCACAGGCTAGGGAGAATGAACTGTGCCTGGTCATGCTGTAGCACACTTACCACCCAGATGTTAGAGCGTGCTTGTAGCTCTGCATTTACCCGGAAGCCACCAAAATCTGAGTCTATTTCCAGGCCACCAGTCTTGGCCAACTCAACATTGGGCTCCAGGCCCACAGCTGCCACTATGTGGTCAGTTTCTACCtgaggcaaaaaagaaataattcagtcAATTACCACAGTTCCCATTTATGCCTACAGGCGTAACAATGGCCCATCATGCCATTAAGAATTGGGACTTCAAAAAATCATGGGTTAACTTACCTCTGGTAAATGGATTTTAAGTTCTATTTCATAAGCCTCCACCACCCCATCCCATGCACATCCCCCATGTCATTCGAACAGAAATCTGCCACCCTAGCCAGGACTCAAAACTCTGTGAGACAGATAGAAAGGGGCTAAGGGAAAGTGGTTCACAGGTGTCTACTCTGGCTCTCATCATTCTGTTTTAATGGAGGGGTAGTTAATTCGGAAAATTATATCAGGTTAATGGCAACTGCCAGGAAAAATAATCTACTGGTGCCAAATGAAGGAGTAAGAATGAGGCAAGGGGAGCAGAGAACTGGAAGGCCTCCTGGCAGGCTGTCTTTTCCTTCCTTACCTTCCTGCCGTCTTTCAGCTTGATAAGTAACTTGCCACTGCTGACTCCAACCGATTGAACAATAGCATTGGGCATCACCTTAACTCCCTCTGTAAAGGCAAACAAGACCTGAGAGTGAGCCTACGAGGCTGTCACTTTCATGGGAAATAGGGAAGCTCACCAGTGGTCTCCTTCATGGTAAAACCAATAATCAGTACACAGGCAGTTTTGGAGAGCCGTAAGAACCTACACCCATGGCTCATTTCCAGCACTTCCAGGAATTTGGGGCATCTGATTCAGAACACCTAGATGAACTTAGCTGACTGGAGAATGGTGGAAACATTTTACAGGCCAGGTGATAGGGCTTATGTCAAGGGGGTTCCCATAGAAGCGAAGTTTGCCTTAGGTCACACTCAAAGGAAATAGAGTGGCAGCATATAGAAACAGTCTCTCTACCTCGTCTGACTTTTTCCATGGTCCAGTTGCTGAGGTATTCAGGGAGGATCTTTCCCATATTTCCTTTCTCGGGGAAGAGCTGAATCACTTCTGTGCCCAAGGCTCGAGCTGGGAAGAAGAAACAGAGTAGTTATAGCAGGAAGCAAAAGTCAATCCTAGGAAGACAGTAAGAGAAGTAAAGGAGCAGCAGGCAGCCCTCACTAAAGACAGGGCAGAGCTGCAATCCAGGCCAGAGCGCCCACTTACAGGACACTGGGCATGAGGGCCTCAGTGCTCAAGTTCATTTGTAACGCAAATACAACAGGTATCAGAACTTCTGGCCCCAGATTAAGCTTCAGATGGTGAACTCTGTGTACTTCCACCCATGCAGTCACCTAAGGCTTACACAAGTGCTTTGCAACCTCTGAATAGGAAGCATCCTCCTGAAAAGATGCCCTGATTTCATATATCTGAAAAAGAACATTAAGATAACTAGTTGCCATGAAACATTCCAACTGGAGCTCACAGATCCGTCAAGCTGGGAACCATCATGTGCCCAAAGAAGGTTTTGGCTTTTTACACGAGGCAGCAGTTGAAAGACACCTATAATTCTGTAGTCTGCATTGCTCTTATCATCTCCATAAGTTACtttccttaatattttatttctaaggaGTCCTGGCATAGAggtagaggaaaggaaagaaagcattgctgttggcagggtgcagtggctcacacctgtaattccagcactttgggaggccgaggtgggcggatcacctgaggttgggagttcaagaccagcctgaccaacatggagaaaccccgtctctactaaaaatacaaaattagccagctgtggtggtgcatgcctgtaatcccagctactctggaggctgaggcaggagaatcgcttgaacctcggaggcggaggttgcagtgagcagaggtcgcaccattgcactccagcctgggcaacaagagcgaaactccgtctcaaaaaaaaaaaaataaaataaaataaaataaaatttaaaaagcatcgCTGTTAAGTTGCTCAGGTGACAGCTTTTTGGTCACCAAGGGATCCCTCACCAGAACTAATCTCAGTGCTTAGCTTTTCACTGTATAAACCTTAATTAAACTCTACGGATCCTGCCAAACACATCTCTGGGATTCACAGAAAAGCTGTATAAGACTAGAGAAAGAATATCAAGGTCACTCCTCAATACTCACCCTTTCTGCCAAGAGCACAGGCCAGTTCGCTACCAAGGAAGCCCCCACCGATAATCGTAATTGATTTGACTTCCCGTGAAATCTT
The sequence above is drawn from the Theropithecus gelada isolate Dixy chromosome X, Tgel_1.0, whole genome shotgun sequence genome and encodes:
- the AIFM1 gene encoding apoptosis-inducing factor 1, mitochondrial isoform X4, with the translated sequence MGKILPEYLSNWTMEKVRREGVKVMPNAIVQSVGVSSGKLLIKLKDGRKVETDHIVAAVGLEPNVELAKTGGLEIDSDFGGFRVNAELQARSNIWVAGDAACFYDIKLGRRRVEHHDHAVVSGRLAGENMTGAAKPYWHQSMFWSDLGPDVGYEAIGLVDSSLPTVGVFAKATAQDNPRSATEQSGTGIRSESETESEASEIAIPPSTPAVPQAPVQGEDYGKGVVFYLRDKVVVGIVLWNIFNRMPIARKIIKDGEQHEDLNEVAKLFNIHED